A stretch of Chelmon rostratus isolate fCheRos1 chromosome 18, fCheRos1.pri, whole genome shotgun sequence DNA encodes these proteins:
- the scara3 gene encoding scavenger receptor class A member 3 — protein MKDNYGGYENQLFKEEDFTGEEEMPSFRGRSRGGCMRCQQSHSLQLAVKVLYGFVAFLVITVAVLASLVFRKVDGLSEKESVYHKKISRVQQGIEELSSTSNCSGCLDVTLYSEEISRLKGEFEDIQRMILGQEQVLDQVSQTQTTLKATSNRLTRDMQNHLMSIKLLNQSLERYLDRVEGWKEVIEETEEKMKTLTEDQYDIKAAAQQVNTTVALSTMWIDALQRKADEETLVLQKLTSDWQNYSRVLNAIKSNMSSTTQNMRFLQNNIIADHQRIAMSTEVYYDLTQQVMNLQMQLDNVTSFMDEHEENMHDLHYHSRYYENRTGERFSALDGRLNSISMEIDTISSSINATVSHVQSMYKYINIESSSCQSRMGRHTEDLQNLNDTVLLLLHLADTFRQQNMLLNVRLDMDVRNLSMVMEEMKLVDVHHTQLIKNFTIVKGIPGPPGPKGNRGETGSKGPMGLTGSKGDRGPVGSRGFVGEKGSIGSKGAPGEAGPTGNRGSIGIKGAKGAPGFPGPRGERGQKGDMGLSGKDGIQGPAGPPGIQGQAGLPGIIGPQGPRGKPGPGGPPGPPGTPGPPGLPYLHDRINTQQQTVTPATGSKRQ, from the exons ACAACTATGGTGGATACGAGAACCAGCTTTTCAAAG agGAGGATTTCactggagaggaggaaatgcCTTCATTTAGGG gtcgcagcagaggaggctgtaTGAGGTGCCAGCAGAGCCACTCTCTCCAGCTGGCTGTCAAAGTCCTCTATGGATTTGTTGCATTCCTCGTCATTACTGTGGCCGTGCTGGCATCACTTG TGTTCAGGAAGGTTGACGGCCTGTCTGAGAAGGAGTCCGTCTACCACAAGAAGATCTCCAGGGTCCAGCAGGGAATAGAGG AGTTGAGCTCCACCTCTAACTGTTCGGGCTGTCTGGATGTGACTCTGTACAGCGAGGAGATCAGCAGGCTGAAGGGGGAGTTTGAAGACATCCAGAGAATGATACTGGGACAGGAGCAG GTCCTAGATCAGGTCTCCCAGACCCAGACCACCCTTAAGGCCACCAGCAACCGTCTGACACGCGACATGCAAAACCACCTCATGTCCATCAAACTCCTCAACCAGTCGCTGGAACGGTACCTGGATAGGGTGGAGGGCTGGAAGGAGGTGATCGAGGAAACcgaagagaaaatgaagactCTGACGGAGGATCAGTACGACATCAAAGCTGCGGCACAACAAGTCAACACGACGGTGGCGCTCAG CACCATGTGGATAGATGCCCTGCAGAGAAAGGCAGATGAGGAGACTCTGGTCCTCCAGAAGTTGACCAGCGACTGGCAGAACTACAGCCGAGTTCTGAACGCCATCAAATCCAACATGAGCAGCACCACGCAAAACATGCGTTTCCTCCAGAACAACATCATAGCAGATCACCAGAGAATCGCCATGTCCACTGAGGTGTACTACGACCTCacccagcag gtGATGAACCTGCAGATGCAGCTTGACAATGTGACGTCTTTCATGGATGAACACGAGGAGAACATGCATGATCTTCACTATCATTCCAG GTACTACGAGAACCGGACAGGTGAGCGTTTCTCTGCGCTGGATGGCCGACTGAACTCTATCTCGATGGAGATTGACACGATCTCTTCCAGCATCAACGCCACCGTCAGCCACGTCCAGAGCATGTACAAGTACATCAACATCGAGAGCTCGTCCTGTCAGAGTCGCATGGGTAGACACACCGAAGACCTACAG AACCTGAACGACACGGTCTTGTTACTCCTCCACTTGGCCGACACATTCAGACAACAAAACATGTTGCTGAATGTGCGACTGGACATGGATGTCCGGAACCTGTCCAtggtgatggaggagatgaagcTTGTGGATGTTCACCATACCCAGCTCATAAAGAACTTCACTATAGTAAAAG GTATTCCTGGACCACCAGGGCCCAAAGGGAACCGAGGCGAGACTGGCTCAAAAGGACCCATGGGACTGACTGGGAGCAAAGGTGACCGGGGCCCTGTAGGAAGCCGTGGATTCGTTGGAGAGAAGGGTTCTATTGGTTCTAAAGGAGCACCAGGCGAAGCAGGCCCCACTGGCAATAGAGGGTCAATAGGAATAAAAGGAGCTAAAGGGGCTCCTGGTTTTCCAGGACCACGTGGTGAGAGGGGCCAGAAAGGTGACATGGGCCTCTCTGGTAAAGACGGCATCCAAGGTCCCGCAGGGCCTCCAGGGATCCAGGGTCAGGCAGGACTACCGGGCATTATTGGGCCACAAGGACCAAGGGGAAAACCAGGGCCAGGAGGGCCGCCTGGACCACCAGGAACCCCTGGACCTCCAGGCTTGCCATACCTCCATGACCGAATCAACACCCAGCAGCAGACCGTGACACCTGCTACTGGGTCCAAGAGACAGTAG